A window of Hymenobacter siberiensis genomic DNA:
TACGCTGGAGCAGCAGGCCACGGCGCAGAACTTCAGCCTGCAAGCCGCCCTGGCCCGCGTGGAAAGCGCCCGCGCCAACGTGCGGGTGGCCAACTCCTACCGCTCGCCCCTGGTGACGGTGGACCCGCAGGTGTACCGCTCGCGGCTCTCGGGGCTGCGGCCGGTGCCGTTTCCGGTGGCTACCAATAACCTAGGGGTGATTCAGACCCAATATTATATTCCCATCAATGCCAGCTATGAGTTCGACGTGTGGGGCCGCATCCGAAGCAGCATCCGCGCCGCCGAGGCCGATGCGCAGGTGCAGGAAGCCAACCGCCGCACCGTGCTCCTCTCCCTCACCGCCGATGCCGCGACCTACTATTTCGGCCTTCGCGGGCTCGATGCGCAGCTGCTGGTGCTCGATACCGCCCGCCTCGACCGCCAGCACAGCCTGGACCTGACCCGCGCCCGCTACCAGGCCGGCGTGGACAATGAGATTGCCGTGCACCGCGCCGAAACCGAGCTGGCCAACGTTGATGCCAGCGTTATCGAAACCCGCCGCCAGCGCCTGGGCCTCGAAGCCTCGCTGGCTACGGTGCTGGGCGTGCCCGCCAGTGGTTTCGCGGTGGCCCCGCAGGCCGGGCCGCTGGTGGCCCCGGCGGTGCCGGCTTCGCTGCCGGCGGCCCTGCTGGCCCGCCGGCCCGATTTGCAGCAGGCCGAGCGTCGCCTCGCCGCCGCCAGCGCCCGCGTGGATGTAGCCAAGCTCACGCGCCTGCCCACTGTGCGCCTCAATGGTTTTCTGGGCCCGCAGAGTGCCAAAATCGGCGACCTGGCCCGCGTGGCCGACAACTACACCTACTACGTGGGCGGCGGCGTGAGCATTCCCGTCTTCAACGGTGGCCGCAACCGCGCCAACGAGCAGGTGGCTCGCTCCGAAGCCGAAGCACTGGTGGCCGAC
This region includes:
- a CDS encoding efflux transporter outer membrane subunit; translation: MTFRLSPFFLILLLASCVRPPSYAPPSLPTPAAWKNTADSPTAATPPAAVASSTLPGTAPPTVNNLPAPASWWMLFNDPGLNTLEQQATAQNFSLQAALARVESARANVRVANSYRSPLVTVDPQVYRSRLSGLRPVPFPVATNNLGVIQTQYYIPINASYEFDVWGRIRSSIRAAEADAQVQEANRRTVLLSLTADAATYYFGLRGLDAQLLVLDTARLDRQHSLDLTRARYQAGVDNEIAVHRAETELANVDASVIETRRQRLGLEASLATVLGVPASGFAVAPQAGPLVAPAVPASLPAALLARRPDLQQAERRLAAASARVDVAKLTRLPTVRLNGFLGPQSAKIGDLARVADNYTYYVGGGVSIPVFNGGRNRANEQVARSEAEALVADYHQAALVAFQEAETSQADVRQYQAQVAARQRAYRAARLASALTKERYRAGLTNYFEVVDADRQTLDAATLLTQAQSNLLGASVALVRALGGGWE